A genome region from Nicotiana tabacum cultivar K326 chromosome 13, ASM71507v2, whole genome shotgun sequence includes the following:
- the LOC107821562 gene encoding UDP-glucuronic acid decarboxylase 6-like isoform X1 has translation MASNGNNHVSTKPPPEPSPLRKAKFFQANMRILVTGGAGFIGSHLVDKLMENEKNEVVVVDNYFTGSKDNLKQWIGHPRFELIRHDVTEPLLIEVDRIYHLACPASPIFYKYNPVKTIKTNVLGTMNMLGLAKRTGARILLTSTSEVYGDPLVHPQDESYWGNVNPIGVRSCYDEGKRVAETLMFDYHRQHGIEIRIARIFNTYGPRMNIDDGRVVSNFIAQAIRDEALTVQLPGTQTRSFCYVSDMVDGLIRLMEGDNTGPINIGNPGEFTMIELAENVKELINPEVKIITVENTPDDPRQRKPDITKAKELIGWEPKIKLRDGIPLMEEDFRGRLGISRKK, from the exons ATGGCTTCCAATGGAAACAATCATGTATCAACAAAACCACCACCAGAGCCTTCACCATTGCGAAAGGCAAAATTTTTCCAG GCTAACATGAGGATTCTGGTGACTGGTGGTGCTGGATTTATTGGCTCTCACCTTGTTGACAAATTGATGGAAAATGAGAAGAATGAG GTGGTTGTTGTCGATAATTACTTTACTGGATCAAAGGATAATCTAAAGCAATGGATTGGTCATCCAAGATTTGAGCTAATTCGCCATG ATGTTACTGAGCCATTGTTGATTGAAGTTGACCGAATTTATCACCTTGCTTGCCCTGCTTCCCCTATTTTTTACAAGTATAATCCTGTTAAG ACAATTAAGACAAATGTACTTGGAACAATGAACATGTTGGGACTTGCCAAGCGAACTGGGGCAAG GATTTTACTCACATCGACTTCTGAGGTTTATGGAGATCCACTCGTGCACCCTCAAGACGAAAGCTATTGGGGCAATGTTAATCCAATTG GAGTTAGAAGTTGTTATGATGAAGGGAAAAGAGTGGCTGAGACTTTGATGTTTGATTATCACAGACAACATGGAATTG AAATCCGAATTGCTAGAATCTTCAATACTTATGGTCCTCGAATGAATATTGATGATGGTCGTGTTGTCAGCAACTTCATTGCCCAAGCAATTCG TGATGAAGCGTTGACTGTCCAGTTGCCAGGAACACAAACACGCAGCTTTTGTTATGTCTCTGACATG GTTGATGGCCTTATTCGGCTTATGGAGGGAGATAACACTGGACCAATTAACATTGGAAATCCAG GTGAATTCACGATGATTGAACTCGCGGAGAATGTGAAGGAG CTCATCAATCCGGAAGTGAAAATTATCACAGTGGAAAACACTCCAGATGATCCTCGGCAGAGAAAACCGGACATCACAAAGGCAAAAGAGTTAATAGGCTGGGAACCAAAGATCAAGTTGCGCGATGGTATTCCTCTGATGGAGGAAGATTTCCGCGGCAGGCTTGGAATTTCAAGAAAGAAGTAA